In the genome of Flavobacterium panacagri, one region contains:
- a CDS encoding SusE domain-containing protein, translated as MKKIYKVLIAFVGVLAVSCNADAVDERPVLDTLLAPEITAPATGQNYVLDVEKASEEVAKFKWSAAEYSNTVSVRYSLLIDKKGGDFTGAKVLEATTNNTTEVSVLAKDLNQAAIDLGGVPEVAAQYDVKITSNVSGGFVQVSKGLISITVTPYVGKVDYKFDDWYLVGDATVSGWDNNKGNQILFRSATNANEYKFIGFFKKGVFKAIKNLGSWAPMYGGKDGSLIYRATEGDADPASFEIAADGYYTFVMDVQKLTYTLAPYAAGATATVYNTVGIIGDATAKGWDASTPMVKSTFNAHIWTLGVTPLNDGGMKFRANDAWDVSWGGTTAFSGGGNGENIPVAKSKYLIYFNDLDGSYVMIPNQ; from the coding sequence ATGAAAAAAATATATAAAGTTTTAATCGCATTTGTTGGTGTATTAGCGGTATCATGTAATGCTGATGCTGTAGACGAAAGACCAGTTCTTGATACGCTTTTGGCACCAGAGATTACTGCACCAGCAACGGGACAAAATTATGTTCTTGATGTTGAAAAAGCATCAGAAGAAGTTGCTAAATTTAAATGGTCCGCAGCTGAATATTCTAATACAGTATCTGTAAGATACAGTTTGTTAATAGATAAAAAGGGAGGGGATTTTACTGGAGCAAAAGTTCTTGAAGCTACTACGAATAATACTACTGAGGTATCTGTGCTTGCTAAAGATTTAAATCAGGCAGCAATTGATCTTGGAGGTGTGCCAGAAGTAGCAGCGCAATATGATGTAAAAATTACATCAAATGTTTCAGGCGGATTTGTTCAGGTTTCAAAAGGATTGATTTCGATCACTGTAACTCCTTATGTTGGAAAAGTTGATTATAAATTCGACGATTGGTATTTAGTTGGAGACGCAACAGTTTCTGGTTGGGATAACAATAAAGGAAATCAGATTTTATTTAGAAGTGCAACAAATGCAAATGAATATAAATTTATAGGATTCTTCAAAAAAGGTGTATTTAAGGCTATTAAAAACTTAGGAAGCTGGGCTCCAATGTATGGAGGTAAAGATGGATCTTTAATTTATAGAGCTACAGAAGGTGATGCAGATCCTGCTAGTTTTGAAATTGCAGCAGATGGTTATTACACTTTTGTGATGGATGTTCAAAAATTGACCTATACATTAGCTCCATATGCAGCAGGTGCAACAGCGACGGTTTACAATACTGTAGGTATTATTGGAGATGCAACTGCTAAAGGATGGGATGCTTCGACACCAATGGTAAAATCTACTTTTAATGCTCATATCTGGACATTGGGTGTAACGCCTTTAAATGATGGAGGAATGAAGTTTAGAGCAAATGACGCTTGGGATGTTTCATGGGGAGGAACTACTGCCTTTTCAGGTGGAGGAAACGGTGAAAACATACCGGTAGCAAAATCTAAATATCTTATTTATTTTAATGATTTAGACGGAAGTTATGTAATGATTCCTAATCAATAA